The region CCGATGGGATCATGGATGCAGCGGTGATGATTCGTTACGAACAAGCGCTGCGCGCCCCGGAGAAACAATGGCAACAGTGGCTTGATGCCCAGCGCGACAAAATCCGCCGCGTCCTGGCGCTGTTCGAAGCCGAGGCGATAGCCGAGCTGAGCAGCCATTTTGACGTGGCGGCGATCAGTGTGGCCTGTGCCTTGGGTTATCTGGATTTACGCCATGCCGATTTGGCATGGCGCGAGGTCAATCCGACACTGGCCGCGTGGTTTTCCGAGGTGAGTCAGCGGCCCTCGATGTTGGCGACGGTACCCAGGATTTAAACTTCACAGGCGGTACTCACCTTTTAGCCTTCGACAGCGATCCGACTTAACGGACACGTCCTACACCAAATATCGATTTGCCTGACTGCGCCCCTCTCTCGATCCACGCACAGTCCTATGCCTCCATCAAGGCATAGGGCTAAGGGAATGTTCAGCGCCGTTAATCTGCAGGTTGTCCGATTCAAGTTCGAAGGGTGGCGTCCATGACGTCACCCGCCAACCTCGCCGCCGCCGCAGCCTCCAAGACGCCCTTCGGCTCGCTCGGTGCCTGCCCGTTGCGCCAAACCCACGTGCAACTTCTGCCTTTACGCTACGCACTGGTAGAAGAAACCGTCGATCCCAGTGCTGATCTGAAATTGCCCTACGCCCTTCAAACCCGGCCGCTGGGCATTCGTATGCTGCGCGATGGCTGGCTGTACGTGATCGACAGCGTCACCGGCCACCTGAACGAGTATCGGGTGCTCAACGGACTGGTCAGCGCCTTGCTGCACAAGGGCGCCAAGGTCGATGGCGATCAGCGCACGGCCATCGAGGAGCGCCCGGCGCTGATTTTTTCAAGGCGCAGCACCTTGCACGTCAGTTTCGCCGAGGTGCAGTGGACCGCCGCCAAATGCGCGCAAGTGATCGACAGCCGCGAGGAGCGCGAGCACTTTATGCAGGCCGTCGATCTTGGCCCGGTGAACTGCGAAACCGGTGGCGAGCATTTGCTGACGGTGGCGCAAGGCAAGCAGTGGCTGGCAGAAATTGCGACGGTCCCGGCGCAGCAGGCTCAAGCCGAAAAAGAGCGCGCCGAGCTGCAAGCCAACTCGCCACCGGACGCCGTTCTATTGCCGACGGTACACGTCAACAATGCCCCCGAGCACGAACGCGAACCGTACCTGTGGGAGCAGCCGCGACGCTTTCGCGAAGCGCACATCGGCGAGTTTCTCGGACGGGTGCGCCCGGCGTATCAGGACGACACGCTGTTCCTGGTGGTCCAGGATGACCTCGGTGTGTTGCGCGACCTGGCCGACTATCAAAACACCGTGGTCGGTTGGGTCGACGCCTGGAGCAATGCCGAGCACAACGAGCGTAATTATTTGCTGGCGTGCTACATCGAATCCCTGAGCCAGCTCAGCCCGGCGGATGTTGAAAAACTGGGCGAAGTCAGCGACGACCCGACGGTCAATGCCCTGCTTGTCGATCTGCAACAGTTACCTGAGCCCACTCAGGAACGCACACGCAACGCCTTGCTGGATTACCTGAACAAGGGCGGCAAGGTCGAGCCAGCCGAGGGGCCAGCCCCACCGGAACTGGTGCAGTTGCGTAAGCAAGCCCAAGTCGACGTCCGGGAGATGCTCAAGTATCAGGGGAGTACGCCAGACTTCATCGCACAAAGGCTCGCCGTTGAGAGCGCGGACCGCGGTTACTACACCCGCCAGCACTTTTCGATGGCGCCCGCCGACTTCGTTGAGCGGCACCTCAAAACCCTGATCAAACTCGGCAAGGAGCAAAACAAACGCATTAAGGACGTGATCGAAGGCTCCACGTTCACGGGCAAACGCGGGGTCAACGATTTCATCGACCGCCCGGCCATGGACAGTGAGCTGTTTCAGCACCGCGCTGACGTCAGCCGCTGGAATCGCCTGCTTGAGCGCATCACCGACGACCGCACAACGCTGGTGTGTGCCGGTCGCTACCACCGCTCGGCCTGGTACTACGACGCGCATGAACCGCAGCAATTGGCCGAGGTTTTCGCGGCCGAATACGCCTGTCTCAACGACATTTGCCGCAGCGACCATGCCAGTGAAAAGATGCTGGGCTATCTGGAAAAACACCCGGAGTTGGCCCGGCCTGCGTTTTACACCTTGCCGCTGCGCGTGCGGTCTGAGCTGCTGGTGCAATACAGCCTGCTCTCCAATGCGGGGACCGGCCTGTACAGCAAGCTGCCAGACTGGTTGCAAACCCTGCAAAAAATCGAACAACCGCACCTGCCGGCCCTCGACGATATGCCCGAACACACCCGCGCCATGGCCGACGCGGTGCAACACAGCTACAGCCCGGCGCTCAACCTGGGCCTGAGCCGCGCACTGGAAGGTTTCGACCTGGCGGGTGGCAAAATCCCCGACCTCGACGAACTGTTCCGCCATCTGCCCAAAGCGTTGCCGGCGCGGATACTCGATGCGGCGAAAACCACCGGCGTGACGTTCACCCTGGCCACACCGGGCGAACACACGGCGCTGCAATCAGACATCAAGGACGTGCTCAGCGAGCGCGCCTACCTCAAAACCCTGACCCGTGAACGCAACCAGCTCACCCATAACAAAAACCTGCCGGGGCACAAAACCCAGCGCGCGGTTGAGTTGCAGACTGAAATCGTTCGGGTACGGGCACAGTTGACTCAACTGGAGGGCCGACTGGCGGGGGCATTGAGCCCGATTGCGGAACTGCCGGATCAGTCGGTACGCACCTACGGCGCCACACCGGCTCGGGCCGGGGTGACGGTGGTGTTTCCACCCGCGCAGCAGCAGGAGGTAAGGAGTTTGCTGACGAACATTCGGCAGGGGATTCACAGCGTGCCGAAGGCAGACCTGATCAAGAGCGAAGGGGTTGGGTTGTTGGTGTTTTTGGCGCAGGTGGTGAATTTAGTGGTGGCTATAAGGACCCTAGTGAATCAATCCAGAGACGAGCGGGTATGGGGGCCCGTTATCAACGCCCTCACCGCTACCGGTGCAGCGGGATTTACCGCAGCACAGAGCTTGGCCGATACCGCACTGAAGGCACGCGGAGATACGCTTGTGCGGGCCGCTCAACATCACGCCCTGGAGAGTGTGCATGTGCAGATGGGGAAGATGCATATCGGGCTGGGCTTCTTTACCTACGGTCTTGGTCTTGTATCTTCATTGTCCAGCCTCAATACCCAACACCAGAATTGGCAGCAAGCAACGCGCAGCGGCAACCGCGCAGCCCAAAACAGCGCGGCTCTTGCCACCGTGGGTGCCAGCGGCATGGTGACGGTTAACACCTATGGCCTCAGTCATACCGTGCATGCCAGTTTTAAAGTGATGACTGCCGGCAGTGCGGCAGCACGAACAGCCGCCTGGGCCGCCGCCGGCACACGCCTCTCCACTGTATTTTTCCGGGTCAATCTGGCCGGGGCCTTGTTCACCGTACTGGAACTGGGCGGCAGTTGGCTGTTCAACCGCTACAACATCAGCGCCCACGACAAATGGCTCAAAACCACGCCGTGGAGCCTGGACACCGACGAGCGCGGCAACTACACCCTGGATCAGTACCAACGTTACCTCGGTGAGTTACTTCACGCGCCTACGGCCCACCTTGGTGTGATCAAGCATGACTCCTTGCTGAAGAACCTGTTTTTGCGCGCCAAACCCAGCGATATTCATCTGGCGTTGCCGGGAGTGAAACTAAGCGACTTCCAGCCCCCATTAAGTGGTAACCCCTCGCACCGTCTGGGCATCGGTGCCCATCGGCTTTACCGCCCACTCGACAGCCGCGGTAGCGCCCATGAGCGCAAGGATGTGATCAGTGCTGAAGTGACCGACAGCCTGAAAATCGTGCAGGCAGACCCGCTGATTTTATGCCTGCACTCTGCGCTGAACCACAATGCGCCAATGGCCCCCGCGGTCGAGACACTGGAACTGGCGGTGTGCGTGCAAGTATTGAATGCCCAAGGACAGTGGATCTCCCGCACCCACATCATTCACCTTAATCCTCGGGGTGAAGGCCGCTTTCCTTCGCTGCCGCGCAACACCGTCACCGAGCATCCTCCGGTGTTGCTGGTTGAAACCCATTTGCTGGAGTCGGTCGACCATGCGCAACAACCTGGATAAATCCGTGCCGGCACCGCACCTTGAGCAATCGCGCAAAGCCGGGGATATAGAACCCTTTCCCAGCGGGAAGATCACCTACCTCGCCCCGTTGCCGCTGCCTACGCCGATGCCGCCCAGTGGTCCTCATATCGGGGAATTGAATGAGGTGTATATGGACTTCGGGCTAGGGTCGCCGGAGGTGTTCTCATGGCAGGTCATTTTAGGTGGGCCATTAACCCTTGCATTTATGGTTGCTTTTCTATTCCCGCTTATTGGCGGATTCATGTTTTTTTTGTTCGGGATGGGTTGGGACGATATCTCTCATGCCATAGAAGGAATCTTCCATGAGGCCTACGGGCTGGCTATACAAACGAGCCTGCTCGCCCTCTTCATCGGCCTCTGCGTCTGGCTCCACAACCACAACCGACGCGCCGAGATCATCCCCACCCGCTTCAACCGTCAACGCCGTGAAGTCTGCTTCATGCCCGAAGACGCCACCGAGCCACTCTTCGTGCCTTGGGAATCCCTCAGCGCCTGGGTCATTGAAGCCCAAGGCGTCACCCAGCACGGCATCCAGCGCCAATACGGCATGGGCATCGGTTTCCAGCACGGCGAAATCCTCACCAGCGTCGAATTCCGCTGCGCCGGTCTGCCCCTCGCGATCAGCTACTGGGAAGCGATTCGCGGCTACATGGAATACGAAGTCAACGACCTCAAATCCATCCAGGACCCGCTAGACCTGCAAGGCCCCGACGACCCACCCCACGAAGGCCTGCACACCTTTCACAACGCCCGCGCCCGCATGCACCAGCAAATCCGCGACGGTTCACGTAACCGGATTTCGGGATTTTTCTGGTACCTGTACCACGTGATGACCCTGTGGACGATCCCCAACCACCTCACCGAATGGGAAATCCGTCGCATCAAAGCCATGGGCCAACAGACGTTGCCCGAAGTCATGCAGCAATGGTCGGAGCCGTTGCCCAAGGCGCAATGGGCCAAGCCAAGTGAAGAACTGCTGCGCATGAGCGAACAGGTCCGGACCCTGCACAAACGTCAACCGCGCCGGCCGATTACTGAGATTTTTGCTGAAGTACAGCGATTGAACCTGACGAATAAGCGACGTGCATGAAGTGTTTTTTCTGGATACCTGCGTGCAGGAAACAATCCAGAAATCAGTGTCGCCAACGCCTCTCCTTCCCGCTGATCGTCACGCAACCCCAGCGACCGGCTCATGCCACCGCTCCAATATCAAACGCCAATGGCCGGGTCGCCTTCTGCCCGACCCCGTACCAGTCCAGTTTGCGGGTCAGCACCATAAACACACCGAGCAGCCCGAACAACAACAGCGAGCCCATCAACAGCGCGTAGTCCTCGGCGCTCAGCACGCCATAAAGCAGCCCGTACAACACCGCCAATCCCGCCGAAAAACTCAGACCGTGTCGCACACTGCGCAGTACGTGGCACACATAGAAGCCGATCAGCAACACACAACCGCTCGCCGACAGCAGATACGCCCGTGCAAAGCCGATGTGCTCGGACAACGACAGCAATAAAAGATAGAAGAATGCCAGCGCCACACCCACCAACCCATATTGCACCGGGTGTACCGCCAGGCTTTTCATCACTTCAAAGAGGAAGAAACCGGCAAAGGTCAGGACGATGAACAGCAATGCATATTTGATCGCACGATCGGTCTTAAGGTACTGGTCAACCGGGTCGATGAAGCTCACGCCAAAGCTACGACCTCTGAACACTTCACAGCCAGCGCCGGAGACACACGTATTCAACACTTCTTGCAGGTTGGTGGAGAAGAACGAAGTCTGCCAATAGGCGGTGAAGCCCTGATCAGTGACTTCACGCTGGGCCGGCAGGTAGTTGCCGATAAAGCTGGGGTGCGGCCAGTTGGCGGCCAACGAAACTTTGCTGGTCTTGCCCACTGGCAACACTTGTAACTGACCCGTGCCTTGCAGGCGCAGGTCGAAACCGAAGGCCAGTTCCGTAACGTTTTTCGCGTCAAGCGCCGGCAGATTCACATGCACGCCTTCCCCCAGGAAACCGACCTTGCTACCCGGCACGAAGTCCAGCTGCTGGCCATCAAGTTCCAGTTTCAGGGCATTCTCGATGCCACGAATGTCGCTGATGCCAACCGCCAGAAACGGCGGGTCAAACTGATAGTCAGCAAAGTCTTCCCGGATGCCCAGTTGTTCTGGAATCGAAAAATGGCCGCTGATGCGGTTGTCGGCGTGGAACAACCGCGCTTCATAAATGCCACGAGAGCGCCGCTCCGCCTGAACCTGGCCATCAAGTTCGAAGCGCTCCGGAAGGAAGTACAAACGACCGCGTTCCTCACCGACTTCCTGGTAGCGCTCATTGGTTTTGTCGTTGAACTTCCAAGTGCGCACCACCTTGCGATACGGCACCACCATCAGCGGGCCACTCAGTTGCTGGCTCAAGCTGGAACTGCGGGCAATGTCTTCAAGCACGCCATCGCGCAGTTGCTGACGGTCCTGGATGACGCCGTTAATCATCATCAAAGGAATCAGCAATAACAGAATCAGCAGGGCAATCGCCCCGAGTTTTAGGGTCAGATTAAGGTTCATGGGTTCTCTCCCTGTTCGAATGAGGGCGAGTCTGGGGCCGATGTGTGGGGGTTTTATGGGAGGAATGTGGAGAGTGTGTGGAGACTTGGCCCTAAGGCAGATGCAACGTGACCTCGACGCCACCCTGAACATTGCCAATACGCAACGACCCACCGTGCAACTTAACCACCTCTTCAACGAAGTTAA is a window of Pseudomonas sp. DC1.2 DNA encoding:
- a CDS encoding toxin VasX, whose amino-acid sequence is MTSPANLAAAAASKTPFGSLGACPLRQTHVQLLPLRYALVEETVDPSADLKLPYALQTRPLGIRMLRDGWLYVIDSVTGHLNEYRVLNGLVSALLHKGAKVDGDQRTAIEERPALIFSRRSTLHVSFAEVQWTAAKCAQVIDSREEREHFMQAVDLGPVNCETGGEHLLTVAQGKQWLAEIATVPAQQAQAEKERAELQANSPPDAVLLPTVHVNNAPEHEREPYLWEQPRRFREAHIGEFLGRVRPAYQDDTLFLVVQDDLGVLRDLADYQNTVVGWVDAWSNAEHNERNYLLACYIESLSQLSPADVEKLGEVSDDPTVNALLVDLQQLPEPTQERTRNALLDYLNKGGKVEPAEGPAPPELVQLRKQAQVDVREMLKYQGSTPDFIAQRLAVESADRGYYTRQHFSMAPADFVERHLKTLIKLGKEQNKRIKDVIEGSTFTGKRGVNDFIDRPAMDSELFQHRADVSRWNRLLERITDDRTTLVCAGRYHRSAWYYDAHEPQQLAEVFAAEYACLNDICRSDHASEKMLGYLEKHPELARPAFYTLPLRVRSELLVQYSLLSNAGTGLYSKLPDWLQTLQKIEQPHLPALDDMPEHTRAMADAVQHSYSPALNLGLSRALEGFDLAGGKIPDLDELFRHLPKALPARILDAAKTTGVTFTLATPGEHTALQSDIKDVLSERAYLKTLTRERNQLTHNKNLPGHKTQRAVELQTEIVRVRAQLTQLEGRLAGALSPIAELPDQSVRTYGATPARAGVTVVFPPAQQQEVRSLLTNIRQGIHSVPKADLIKSEGVGLLVFLAQVVNLVVAIRTLVNQSRDERVWGPVINALTATGAAGFTAAQSLADTALKARGDTLVRAAQHHALESVHVQMGKMHIGLGFFTYGLGLVSSLSSLNTQHQNWQQATRSGNRAAQNSAALATVGASGMVTVNTYGLSHTVHASFKVMTAGSAAARTAAWAAAGTRLSTVFFRVNLAGALFTVLELGGSWLFNRYNISAHDKWLKTTPWSLDTDERGNYTLDQYQRYLGELLHAPTAHLGVIKHDSLLKNLFLRAKPSDIHLALPGVKLSDFQPPLSGNPSHRLGIGAHRLYRPLDSRGSAHERKDVISAEVTDSLKIVQADPLILCLHSALNHNAPMAPAVETLELAVCVQVLNAQGQWISRTHIIHLNPRGEGRFPSLPRNTVTEHPPVLLVETHLLESVDHAQQPG
- the creD gene encoding cell envelope integrity protein CreD; protein product: MNLNLTLKLGAIALLILLLLIPLMMINGVIQDRQQLRDGVLEDIARSSSLSQQLSGPLMVVPYRKVVRTWKFNDKTNERYQEVGEERGRLYFLPERFELDGQVQAERRSRGIYEARLFHADNRISGHFSIPEQLGIREDFADYQFDPPFLAVGISDIRGIENALKLELDGQQLDFVPGSKVGFLGEGVHVNLPALDAKNVTELAFGFDLRLQGTGQLQVLPVGKTSKVSLAANWPHPSFIGNYLPAQREVTDQGFTAYWQTSFFSTNLQEVLNTCVSGAGCEVFRGRSFGVSFIDPVDQYLKTDRAIKYALLFIVLTFAGFFLFEVMKSLAVHPVQYGLVGVALAFFYLLLLSLSEHIGFARAYLLSASGCVLLIGFYVCHVLRSVRHGLSFSAGLAVLYGLLYGVLSAEDYALLMGSLLLFGLLGVFMVLTRKLDWYGVGQKATRPLAFDIGAVA